A window from Chitinophaga filiformis encodes these proteins:
- a CDS encoding cysteine-rich CWC family protein — protein sequence MACHETINCPRCNTAFECRVGSILRCQCQQVKLTEEERTFIAGAYAGCLCAGCLNDMKITYRQTQFKQRLLQLHILHLKDKNSKSTIWHTKNR from the coding sequence ATGGCTTGTCATGAAACCATCAACTGTCCCCGCTGTAATACAGCTTTTGAATGCCGTGTTGGTTCTATCCTCCGCTGCCAGTGCCAGCAGGTAAAGCTGACAGAAGAAGAGCGCACCTTTATAGCCGGTGCTTATGCCGGATGCCTTTGCGCAGGATGCCTGAATGATATGAAAATTACCTACCGGCAGACGCAGTTTAAACAACGCCTGCTGCAACTGCATATCCTGCACCTGAAAGATAAAAACAGTAAATCAACAATATGGCATACGAAAAACAGATAG
- a CDS encoding acyl-CoA thioesterase: MAYEKQIADSVTRIFKAVFPNTVNHYDTLFGGTAMQLMDEAAFITATRFSRMRMVTVSSDRIDFKMAIPHGTIIELVGKVVHVGTTSLKVEVDIYVEQMYNAGREKAISGTFTFVAIDDQKKPTRIVLPEE; the protein is encoded by the coding sequence ATGGCATACGAAAAACAGATAGCCGATTCCGTTACACGCATCTTCAAAGCGGTATTCCCTAACACAGTGAACCATTATGATACCCTTTTCGGTGGCACAGCCATGCAGCTCATGGATGAAGCTGCTTTTATAACTGCCACCCGTTTCAGCCGTATGCGCATGGTAACGGTATCGAGCGACAGAATAGACTTTAAGATGGCCATTCCTCATGGCACCATCATAGAACTGGTGGGAAAAGTAGTACATGTAGGTACTACCAGCCTGAAAGTGGAAGTAGATATTTATGTGGAGCAGATGTACAATGCTGGCCGTGAAAAGGCCATCTCAGGCACATTTACGTTTGTGGCCATCGATGATCAGAAAAAACCAACCCGGATCGTATTGCCGGAGGAATAG